ATGTTCACGATTTTATGTATGGGTTTGAGTGGGCGAGGTGGGTACAAAAAGAACCACAAAAACGCGCATACATAGAGCCTTTTAGTCTAGTTTTTTTGGATTACTTACTCGCCAAAGGTAAGGAACTTGTACAAAGGATTAATCATGGTCAGGTCGTATCTTATAAACTATGTGATACAGGCTACCGGAATCCCTTCACTTTTTCTCGTGAACCAGAAGACGAATATCGTCTACTCACTTATCTAGCTGAGGAGCAACTTATCCCAGTAGCAGTGTGGAACTGGAATGCAAGCCCAGTATGGAACAAACCTTTCCAAGAAATGCGCCAGCAATTAGCATTAAAATTAAATATTCAACCACAGAAACATTGATTAGCAATTAAAAATTGCTGAAGAAAATAATTATGAAAATTGTTGATTTAATTACTTGGTTTGAAGCGTGGGCAAATCCCGCTTGGTGTGAAAGCTGGGATAATTGCGGTTGGCAGATTGAACCAGGAGTTTTGCAGGAAAAAGCACGGGTTTTGGTATGTTTGACACCGACTTTGGCAGTAATGGAAGAAGCGATCGCAGAAAATGCTAATCTGATATTCGCCCATCATCCCTTGATTTTTAATCCTCTCAAATCTTTACGCACTGGTGAAGCGATCGCAGAAATGGTACGGTTAGCTTTTACCCACAATATTGGTATTTACAGCGCTCACACCAATTTCGACCAAGTGCAGGATGGTACAGCTGATGTATTAGCTCAAATTTTAGAACTCAAGGAAGTTACTCCCATAGTACCAACACAAGCAGGATTGGGATATGGTCGTGTTGGTTTGTTAGAGCCATTTTTGACACTACAGGAATTACTCGCAGCTATTCAAACCCGACTTGCTCCCCCTAATTTGATTTTTTCCCCAACTACTGACTTACAGCAAATAATTTCACGAGTTGCTGTTTTGGGTGGTTCGGGGGCTGGTTACATTTCAGCCGTCGCCAAAACTGGTGCCCAGGCTTATCTGACTTCTGACTGTAAGTTTCATCAGTTTCAAGAAAGCCGAGATGCCTACGGCGGGCTGCGCCAACGCAATCTTATTTTAATAGATGCGGGACATTATGCTACCGAACGTCCAGCTTGCGATCGCTTGGTGCAAAAATTCCAGTCCCTAAACTTAGACTGGGTGCAATTAAGCCAAAAGGATGAAGATTTCCGCCAGTTTTTTGCTTGATTGCTTATGTTTCGCTATATTTTTGATATTGTCAAACTATTTAGCCTACCAAGATTAATGCCGAATATATTTGTATTAAAATTTCACCGTATATCCGGACTAGTCCCATCTAAATCTTATATTTAATACTATTTTTGTGATACAGATCACTAATTGCGTGTAACTATAATCACATGATGTTAATGTTCCATATCAACTAGTCGCAGAAGAAAATGTTCCACACTTGATATAACAAATTGTTTACTCTGTCCTAACCAAGATGATTCGCACAATCGTTGAATCTGCTTTCCAAACTGGATATCTTAGTGTTGAATCTGAGGGTTTACTCAAGCAAGTGCTAGCTACTAAATGCTATCAGTCAGAGGATTTGCCAGACCTTGCAGCCCTATATGACGCAGTTCATGCAGGTAAAATTAAACGGGAAGCATCCTCATCGAACTTGCTTATAGAATTTCCCCTACCACATAAATCTTCCTGATCCTCTAAAAGAACCAGAGGACCCGAGAAAAGCTTGTTGCAAGTATTTATGCTCACTCGTTATTCCATT
The Nostoc punctiforme PCC 73102 genome window above contains:
- a CDS encoding Nif3-like dinuclear metal center hexameric protein; translated protein: MKIVDLITWFEAWANPAWCESWDNCGWQIEPGVLQEKARVLVCLTPTLAVMEEAIAENANLIFAHHPLIFNPLKSLRTGEAIAEMVRLAFTHNIGIYSAHTNFDQVQDGTADVLAQILELKEVTPIVPTQAGLGYGRVGLLEPFLTLQELLAAIQTRLAPPNLIFSPTTDLQQIISRVAVLGGSGAGYISAVAKTGAQAYLTSDCKFHQFQESRDAYGGLRQRNLILIDAGHYATERPACDRLVQKFQSLNLDWVQLSQKDEDFRQFFA